Proteins encoded within one genomic window of Siniperca chuatsi isolate FFG_IHB_CAS linkage group LG4, ASM2008510v1, whole genome shotgun sequence:
- the synm gene encoding synemin yields MLPFKRTFESEKQQLQELNSRLVQYLSRTKQLEQENAHLITEINKLRQAKTAEWELKYKEEMRDLRRMVGQLSLEKSQAEMEKEKLWRELQMVQSLCSEQTEVCNDISGELKSCGRELHHAHKTNSELQQRLFQLENEYKCLEDAHRRDKDHLRRQMESRVVPIITQTYRGPPAASMEEVQEYARGLSEGWIETFEMYQQKVEEMEQSIKADQAMLSDLQREKMLYASELDKLRTEAEKQGQIQSRLEEQLMHMQEKFRVEFGDYQMIIEQLEHERNMMADTIAEKMQEHQHLLQVKMDLGMEVATYRALLEGERVGLPDAHRKVTQHQRERIIDIKMPAHPYTPRASTLTTRQHNDIRYKALTSNLRRSPVPPSGSISPSRVIPISVAGRARYQSPASRRDMISFTKAQAATSAPATSTATKDKQMGQSENQIIQNVQKTTEEKTVKIKQVYQVENQVSPIKSSATETKSVRVVSPPMMSMKTETESKKKVSDEKEKDNVYGDEIKDKGKTESMIAPSEKKILDSVSVEEIIEKVIKPAGLEAQVCSSGESKVRYHVEKTEQEDGTTKTQIVLESKVEEELDFSEDSALEELLSQGVKMVSLEDIKDTATGSMIKNLLSGLQGGEGLENKSVNVEIIEEPLESHSDEEIEVEQKSISSFYEPSSTYFQIEELENVPHDAQFQRSDGDAMKTSMTDTDHCKGGSVQVQEVSRESESSYFSHDQEPHEYFVSTPDDNLSEPEEGSGITSYGHYGIVDDLSDERYYQDEDLPPKRVTVEESDEYKFMSGDHTFVKESFPECIIEEEVRVSPIVQESMLEFLREDSLEPKDQLKGALEKLQSSVSGPLREELVFLTKVSSESPQNVAVDVKKVQQSSDNGTMTIVAELNVSQTLEDSGLLEADIRSSDLGLEKAFQGGAGEGYSFRVSKEEDVAYGEEFEVFTHKGESASEITERHIKLGPSEKSFTFQMDVQGSHAEVASEQEMQSQILETPVKISQEKRVATVYLESPTDD; encoded by the exons ATGTTGCCTTTCAAGAGAACTTTTGAGAGCGAAAAACAACAGCTGCAAGAGCTCAACAGTAGACTTGTTCAGTATCTTTCAAGAACGAAGCAACTGGAGCAGGAAAATGCACATCTTattactgaaataaataaactcagACAAGCGAAGACGGCGGAATGGGAGCTGAAGTACAAGGAAGAGATGCGGGATCTGAGGAGAATGGTGGGGCAGCTGTCGTTAGAAAAGTCCCAGgcagagatggagaaggagaagcTATGGCGGGAGTTGCAGATGGTCCAGTCTCTGTGCAGCGAGCAGACTGAGGTGTGCAACGACATCAGTGGCGAGCTGAAAAGCTGCGGGAGGGAGCTTCACCACGCTCACAAGACCAATAGTGAACTCCAGCAGCGTTTATTTCAACTAGAGAACGAGTATAAATGCTTAGAGGATGCGCACAGACGAGATAAGGACCATCTCCGGCGTCAGATGGAGTCCCGGGTGGTACCCATCATCACGCAAACTTATCGCGGACCTCCGGCGGCCTCCATGGAAGAGGTGCAAGAGTATGCCCGCGGTCTGTCCGAAGGATGGATTGAGACATTTGAAATGTACCAGCAGAAGGTGGAAGAGATGGAGCAGTCGATTAAAGCGGACCAGGCGATGCTGAGTGATCTGCAGAGGGAAAAGATGCTGTATGCCTCAGAGTTGGACAAATTACGCACAGAGGCGGAAAAACAAGGCCAGATTCAATCGCGTCTTGAAGAACAACTGATGCACATGCAGGAAAAATTCCGGGTGGAGTTCGGTGATTATCAG atGATTATTGAGCAGCTGGAACACGAGAGGAACATGATGGCTGACACTATTGCAGAAAAGATGCAAGAGCATCAACACCTTCTCCAGGTTAAGATGGATCTGGGCATGGAGGTGGCTACCTACAG GGCACTCCTGGAAGGTGAGAGAGTGGGTCTGCCAGATGCTCATAGGAAGGTGACTCAACATCAAAGAGAAAGAATAATAG ATATCAAGATGCCTGCCCATCCCTACACTCCAAGAGCTTCCACCTTAACCACCAGACAACATAATGATATCAGGTACAAGGCACTGACTTCAAACCTGAGAAGATCCCCTGTGCCTCCCTCTGGGTCTATAAGTCCCTCTAGGGTCATTCCTATTTCAGTTGCAGGCAGAGCTCGGTATCAGAGTCCTGCATCCAGAAGGGACATGATCTCATTCACCAAAGCTCAGGCTGCCACTTCTGCCCCTGCAACCAGTACCGCCACCAAAGATAAACAAATGGGCCAGAGTGAAAACCAAATTAttcaaaatgtgcagaaaacaacagaggagaaaacagtgaaaatcaaACAGGTCTATCAGGTAGAGAACCAAGTCAGTCCCATCAAGTCCTCCGCTACAGAGACCAAATCAGTGAGAGTGGTGTCACCACCAATGATGAGCATGAAAACtgagacagaaagcaaaaagaaagtgtcagatgaaaaagagaaagataatGTTTATGGAGACGAGATCAAAGATAAGGGGAAAACAGAGTCTATGATAGCCCCAAGTGAGAAAAAGATATTAGACTCTGTGTCTGTGGAGGAGATCATTGAGAAAGTGATAAAACCAGCAGGTTTGGAAGCTCAGGTTTGCTCCTCGGGAGAATCGAAGGTAAGGTATCATGTGGAGAAAACTGAGCAGGAAGATGGCACGACTAAGACGCAGATTGTGCTGGAGTCCAAAGTGGAGGAAGAGCTGGATTTTTCTGAGGACTCAGCACTGGAGGAACTACTGAGCCAAGGGGTTAAGATGGTGTCACTGGAAGACATCAAGGACACAGCAACAGGAAGCATGATCAAGAACCTGCTAAGTGGCCTGCAGGGAGGCGAAGGCCTGGAAAATAAGTCTGTCAATGTGGAAATCATTGAGGAACCACTGGAGTCTCACAGTGATGAGGAGATTGAGGTTGAACAGAAGTCCATATCTAGTTTTTATGAGCCCTCCTCAACATATTTCCAAATTGAGGAGCTAGAAAATGTCCCTCATGATGCTCAGTTTCAGAGGAGTGATGGTGATGCCATGAAAACCTCCATGACAGATACAGATCATTGCAAGGGTGGATCTGTACAAGTTCAAGAGGTTTCTAGAGAGAGTGAATCTTCATATTTCTCCCATGACCAAGAGCCTCACGAGTATTTTGTCTCCACACCAGATGATAATCTTTCTGAACCCGAGGAGGGTAGTGGCATTACCTCATATGGCCATTATGGTATCGTAGATGACCTGTCAGATGAGAGGTATTATCAAGATGAAGACCTTCCCCCGAAAAGAGTGACAGTAGAGGAAAGTGACGAATACAAGTTCATGTCAGGTGATCACACGTTTGTCAAAGAGAGTTTCCCAGAGTGCATCATTGAAGAAGAGGTCCGTGTCTCCCCTATAGTGCAGGAGTCAATGCTTGAATTCCTGAGAGAGGACTCTTTGGAGCCCAAAGATCAGCTGAAGGGAGCTCTAGAGAAGCTGCAAAGCTCAGTGTCGGGTCCACTGAGGGAGGAGTTGGTTTTCCTCACAAAAGTGAGTAGTGAAAGTCCACAGAATGTGGCTGTCGATGTCAAAAAAGTGCAACAGTCAAGTGACAATGGCACCATGACTATAGTTGCAGAGTTGAACGTGTCTCAAACCCTGGAAGACTCTGGGCTGCTGGAGGCAGATATCAGATCTTCTGACCTAGGGCTTGAGAAAGCCTTCCAGGGTGGGGCAGGAGAAGGATACAGCTTCAGAGTCTCCAAAGAAGAGGATGTTGCATATGGTGAAGAGTTTGAAGTCTTCACTCACAAAGGAGAGTCTGCTTCTGAAATAACTGAGAGACATATCAAACTGGGGCCATCAGAAAAGTCCTTCACCTTCCAGATGGACGTACAGGGCAGCCATGCTGAGGTGGCCTCAGAGCAAGAGATGCAATCTCAAATCTTGGAGACCCCGGTGAAGATTTCTCAAGAGAAAAGAGTTGCAACAGTTTACCTTGAAAGCCCGACAGATGACTAA
- the pgpep1l gene encoding pyroglutamyl-peptidase 1: MNRGEIVVVTGFGPFRQFLVNPSWKAAQRLKLVGLGERTDVYVKEVPVSYVKTQQIIPELWQTLTPKLAVHLGVARASNVVILEQTGKNSGYSDKDVRGFCPESHCCVEGGPEKLDSVINMRAISREFKQAGKDVIYSRDAGRYLCDFAYYCSLYHGQRRAALIHVPSSGSLTSADRLVPLLQTLIQTMLDQLEDLSERG, from the exons ATGAATAGAGGCGAAATTGTGGTCGTTACAG GGTTTGGACCTTTCAGACAGTTCTTAGTGAACCCCAGCTGGAAAGCAGCCCAG aGGTTGAAGTTGGTCGGATTGGGAGAGCGGACTGATGTTTACGTCAAGGAGGTACCAGTGAGTTATGTTAAGACTCAGCAAATCATCCCCGAGCTTTGGCAAACTCTTactccaaag TTGGCTGTACATCTGGGCGTAGCCAGAGCATCAAATGTCGTCATTCTGGAGCAAACAGGGAAGAACAGTGGATACAGCGACAAAGATGTGCGTGGCTTCTGTCCTGAAAGTCACTGCTGTGTGGAAGGAGGACCAGAGAAACTGGACTCAGTCATTAATATGAGGGCCATCTCCAGAGAGTTCAAACAAGCAGGGAAGGATGTCATTTATTCAAGAGATGCTGGCAG GTACCTGTGTGATTTTGCATATTACTGCTCGCTGTATCATGGTCAGAGGAGAGCAGCCCTCATCCATGTACCCTCATCTGGCAGCCTGACCTCAGCTGACAGACTGGTGCCTCTGCTGCAGACCCTCATTCAGACCATGCTCGACCAGCTGGAGGACCTTTCagaaagaggatga